The Acidimicrobiia bacterium genome contains a region encoding:
- a CDS encoding potassium channel protein, with product MLTKPPHDDAPVVALVLYRLRWALLATVAIAALATVGYVVTEGYGWLDALYMTAITLGTVGYGEVHPLGTAGRLVTIALIVVGFATFVYVVSILTSLFLSGDALAQIRHRRSKRMRDQLHDHVIVVGYGRVGQAVVRGIQELGKQCVVIDRDPACEPAIRAVGCVEVIGDGTNQEDLGKAGISRADALIAACDADSENLVVVLTARSMRDDLRIISRVNEATWIERITHAGADVVQSPYRSYGMSLAAAAASPAVLETHDLPALGLGTEEILVPTGSPLTGSTPSEISQQHQYVYVVGLRRDDRLRPWHTIEGAIRAGDVLVALGTPEHLRALANDAASTPTREAADPTRAAQ from the coding sequence TTGCTGACGAAACCGCCCCACGACGACGCACCCGTCGTCGCGTTGGTGCTCTACCGGCTCCGTTGGGCACTCCTTGCGACCGTGGCGATCGCGGCGCTGGCGACGGTCGGCTACGTGGTCACCGAGGGTTACGGCTGGCTCGATGCCCTGTACATGACCGCCATCACGCTCGGCACGGTCGGCTACGGGGAAGTTCATCCCCTCGGTACTGCGGGCCGCCTGGTCACGATCGCGCTCATCGTCGTCGGGTTCGCCACCTTCGTGTATGTCGTATCGATCCTGACCAGCCTGTTCCTCTCGGGCGACGCCCTCGCCCAGATCCGCCATCGGAGGTCGAAGCGCATGCGCGACCAGCTCCACGACCACGTCATCGTCGTCGGCTACGGCCGCGTCGGCCAAGCGGTCGTGCGCGGCATCCAAGAACTCGGGAAGCAATGCGTGGTAATCGACCGCGATCCGGCATGTGAACCGGCGATTCGCGCCGTCGGCTGTGTCGAGGTCATCGGCGACGGGACCAATCAAGAAGACCTCGGCAAGGCCGGGATCAGCCGCGCAGACGCGCTCATCGCGGCGTGTGACGCCGACTCGGAGAACCTCGTCGTCGTCCTCACCGCACGATCTATGAGAGACGACCTGCGGATCATCTCGAGAGTCAACGAGGCGACCTGGATCGAGCGCATCACACACGCGGGTGCCGATGTCGTGCAGTCTCCCTATCGGTCCTACGGGATGTCGCTCGCGGCCGCAGCAGCATCACCGGCGGTGCTCGAAACCCACGATCTCCCGGCGCTCGGACTCGGAACCGAAGAGATCCTGGTACCCACCGGTTCGCCGCTCACCGGTTCCACCCCGAGCGAGATCTCACAACAGCACCAATACGTCTACGTGGTCGGACTCAGACGCGACGACCGCCTCCGCCCCTGGCACACGATCGAGGGAGCCATACGCGCGGGCGACGTCCTCGTGGCGCTCGGCACGCCCGAACACCTCAGGGCGCTCGCCAACGATGCCGCGTCAACCCCGACGCGGGAAGCCGCCGACCCGACTCGAGCCGCCCAATAG
- a CDS encoding amidohydrolase family protein, producing the protein MSETTVEMEQPAIVVSCDSHAGPKLVEQLRAYCPQQYLEAFDEDVVAQQKQADAMSAMSARIQHPNIDLDGHWDPQARLRDMDSDGVAAELIWHFSQNGENLPWIGQGLGTVFKHQFELGAVAYDIYNRWLADFCSEDPERLLGLVYIPSWDIDASIKTLEWARENGLRCLNFPAPSRPGVKEYNDPEWDPFWSACTDLGFALSTHSSGGPFFDFTRGPGGMQIIAYEGGSWLARRGVWILTYGEVFQRHPELKLVITEQVEGWYVPTMHELDSFYLTFGLSGGLTKLPSEYIRQNVFLGASFISPWQAEDAVEHNYVDNVLWGRDYPHIEGVFQATREPDEEPMTKLALRHVFSRIPTGDALEILGRNAIKVFDLDEEHLRKVAARIGASTPAQLLVAPDPESLPPNDGNGFIGQSGPRPVEPARVERAERRRAQVSANG; encoded by the coding sequence ATGAGCGAGACCACGGTCGAGATGGAGCAGCCGGCGATCGTCGTGTCGTGCGACTCGCACGCCGGGCCGAAGCTCGTGGAGCAGCTCCGGGCATACTGCCCGCAGCAGTATCTCGAGGCGTTCGACGAGGACGTCGTTGCGCAGCAGAAGCAGGCCGACGCGATGTCGGCGATGAGCGCGCGCATCCAGCACCCCAACATCGACCTCGACGGCCACTGGGATCCGCAGGCACGTCTCCGCGACATGGACAGCGACGGAGTGGCCGCGGAGCTGATCTGGCACTTCAGCCAGAACGGCGAGAACCTGCCGTGGATCGGGCAGGGGCTCGGCACCGTGTTCAAGCACCAGTTCGAGCTCGGCGCGGTCGCGTACGACATCTACAACCGCTGGCTCGCCGACTTCTGCTCGGAGGATCCCGAACGGCTCCTCGGCCTCGTCTACATCCCGAGCTGGGACATCGACGCGTCGATCAAGACGCTCGAATGGGCGCGCGAGAACGGCTTGCGCTGCCTCAACTTCCCCGCACCGAGCCGTCCGGGCGTGAAGGAGTACAACGACCCCGAGTGGGACCCGTTCTGGTCCGCGTGCACCGATCTCGGCTTCGCGCTCTCCACGCACTCGAGCGGCGGCCCGTTCTTCGACTTCACGCGCGGGCCCGGCGGGATGCAGATCATCGCGTACGAAGGTGGAAGCTGGCTCGCACGCCGCGGTGTGTGGATCCTCACGTACGGCGAAGTCTTCCAGCGTCATCCCGAGCTCAAGCTCGTGATCACGGAGCAGGTCGAGGGCTGGTACGTGCCCACGATGCACGAGCTCGACTCCTTCTACCTCACCTTCGGTTTGAGCGGAGGCCTCACGAAGCTGCCGAGCGAGTACATCCGTCAGAACGTGTTCCTCGGCGCGAGTTTCATCTCACCGTGGCAAGCGGAGGACGCGGTCGAGCACAACTACGTCGACAACGTGCTCTGGGGTCGCGACTACCCGCACATCGAAGGCGTGTTCCAGGCAACGAGGGAGCCCGACGAGGAACCGATGACGAAGCTCGCGCTGCGTCACGTGTTCTCGCGGATCCCCACCGGCGACGCGCTCGAGATCCTCGGTCGGAACGCGATCAAGGTGTTCGATCTCGACGAGGAGCACCTGCGGAAGGTCGCGGCCCGCATCGGCGCGTCCACACCGGCGCAGCTCCTGGTCGCGCCCGACCCCGAGTCGCTTCCGCCCAACGACGGGAACGGCTTCATCGGCCAGTCTGGTCCGCGCCCGGTCGAGCCCGCGCGTGTCGAGCGTGCGGAGCGGCGCCGGGCGCAGGTCTCAGCGAACGGGTGA
- a CDS encoding amidohydrolase family protein, with protein sequence MPVIDVDSHFQGPFTWFEQDFPELAAQLPTIPAEMMIGALVGALSGEALSTLPPELRPDDMMELVPDLWKPLAEQFASKSSLAEIDEMIYGTDTPLGAGPLAPRLDRLFRAKGGWNMDDRVGFLHEAGIDVQLVSGNGAPIYPGIDPDLARQCIAAANQLMIDRIGAHIDRLVPITFVMMEDLEWSIGEMTRMRGLGSRAVHIRATPVDGRSLAHPHFDPFWAAVTDLGMVAYLHAGSGRAHVDPAWSNNGGTFRAVTMMGAAQYQQVPTMLCGALVTGGVFERFPTLTVVNAELGGHIWIPNFLGWLDAFVDDPKISSLQGAFDYPLKPSEYARRNVRVSPLPVVTMPVRDYLEELDGMLVFSSDYPHPEGLDNDAVTWYREHFGDIDAAVQERFFHGSMADVFDRMGDPLPLSSPVR encoded by the coding sequence GTGCCCGTCATCGACGTCGACAGCCATTTCCAGGGCCCGTTCACGTGGTTCGAGCAGGACTTCCCGGAGCTGGCGGCGCAGCTCCCGACGATCCCGGCCGAGATGATGATCGGGGCGCTCGTCGGCGCGCTCAGCGGCGAAGCGCTCTCCACCTTGCCGCCCGAACTTCGGCCCGACGACATGATGGAGCTCGTCCCCGACCTCTGGAAGCCACTCGCCGAGCAGTTCGCGTCGAAGTCGAGCCTCGCCGAGATCGACGAGATGATCTACGGCACCGACACGCCCCTCGGTGCCGGGCCCCTCGCACCCCGGCTCGACCGTCTCTTCCGAGCGAAGGGCGGCTGGAACATGGACGACCGCGTCGGCTTCCTCCACGAGGCCGGCATCGACGTGCAGCTCGTGTCGGGAAACGGCGCGCCGATCTACCCGGGCATCGACCCCGACCTCGCCCGCCAGTGCATCGCGGCCGCGAACCAGCTGATGATCGACCGCATCGGCGCGCACATCGACCGTCTCGTCCCCATCACGTTCGTGATGATGGAAGACCTCGAGTGGTCGATCGGCGAGATGACGCGCATGCGGGGCCTCGGGAGCCGCGCCGTGCACATCCGCGCGACTCCGGTCGACGGCAGGTCGCTCGCGCATCCGCACTTCGACCCCTTCTGGGCCGCGGTCACCGACCTCGGGATGGTCGCATACCTCCACGCGGGAAGCGGCCGCGCGCACGTCGATCCGGCGTGGTCGAACAACGGCGGTACGTTCCGCGCGGTCACGATGATGGGCGCCGCGCAGTACCAGCAGGTGCCCACGATGCTCTGCGGTGCGCTGGTCACCGGTGGCGTCTTCGAGCGCTTCCCCACTCTCACCGTCGTCAACGCCGAGCTCGGCGGCCACATCTGGATCCCGAACTTCCTCGGGTGGCTCGACGCGTTCGTCGACGACCCGAAGATCTCGAGCCTGCAGGGCGCGTTCGACTACCCGCTGAAGCCGAGCGAGTACGCGCGCCGCAATGTGCGCGTGTCGCCGTTGCCTGTGGTGACCATGCCCGTCCGCGACTACCTCGAGGAGCTCGACGGGATGCTCGTGTTCTCGAGCGACTACCCGCATCCCGAGGGGCTCGACAACGACGCCGTCACCTGGTACCGCGAGCACTTCGGCGACATCGACGCCGCGGTACAGGAGCGCTTCTTCCACGGCTCGATGGCCGACGTGTTCGACCGGATGGGCGACCCGCTGCCTCTTTCGTCACCCGTTCGCTGA
- a CDS encoding trehalase family glycosidase, whose product MEPLARRAQDVLDRNSRGSWTCPSASLYPHQWLWDSCFVAIGLARSDPPRAASELLALFRGQWANGMLPHMIFSEDVDDVGSTRIWQSRQNPLAPRDVDTSCITQPPVTAIAVWRVALALSPDERVAFLTELFGKLVAYHEWLYRERDPNHRGLVTLIHPWECGLDTTPPWMQTLARMPLPWWARAATRLHVAHFSRFLRRDTKYAPSVQRPTDAEGLAMLVLAQRAKRCGFDVRRMPPDRSVLIEDLAFNSILAAANRSLTLIADEVGQPVPPELQEHFARTDTAIEQLWDEPSAEYFSRNAVTGEPIRLSTVSTFLPLFAGVPSPARAARLIAQLREPSGFWPRYPVPSVPTDAPEFREEAYWKGPTWININWMIVDALDRFNEHALAEELRQRTLDLVDRAGCHEYFSPLTGRGCGASEFSWTAALVLDLLATGGEDGLLP is encoded by the coding sequence ATGGAGCCTCTGGCCCGCCGCGCGCAGGACGTTCTCGACCGCAACTCCCGCGGGAGCTGGACGTGCCCGTCTGCGTCGCTGTACCCGCACCAGTGGCTCTGGGACTCGTGCTTCGTCGCGATCGGCCTCGCGCGCTCCGATCCACCGCGGGCGGCGAGTGAGCTCCTCGCACTCTTCCGCGGACAATGGGCCAACGGCATGCTGCCCCACATGATCTTCTCCGAAGACGTGGACGACGTCGGCAGCACGAGGATCTGGCAGTCCCGGCAGAACCCACTGGCGCCACGCGACGTCGACACGTCGTGCATCACACAACCGCCGGTGACAGCAATCGCGGTGTGGCGGGTCGCGCTGGCGCTATCGCCCGACGAGCGCGTCGCATTCCTCACCGAGCTGTTCGGGAAGCTCGTCGCCTACCACGAGTGGTTGTACCGCGAGCGCGACCCGAACCACCGCGGGCTCGTCACGCTGATCCATCCGTGGGAATGCGGACTCGACACGACGCCGCCCTGGATGCAGACGCTCGCGCGCATGCCGCTGCCGTGGTGGGCCCGTGCCGCCACGCGACTGCACGTTGCACACTTCTCGCGGTTCCTCCGCCGTGACACGAAGTACGCGCCGTCGGTCCAACGACCCACCGACGCCGAGGGGCTCGCCATGCTCGTGCTCGCGCAGCGCGCGAAGCGATGTGGGTTCGACGTGCGCCGGATGCCTCCCGACCGGTCGGTACTGATCGAGGATCTCGCGTTCAACTCGATCCTGGCCGCCGCGAACCGTTCGCTCACGCTGATCGCGGACGAAGTCGGCCAACCGGTGCCACCGGAGTTGCAGGAGCACTTCGCGCGCACCGACACCGCCATCGAACAGCTGTGGGACGAGCCATCGGCTGAGTACTTCTCGCGTAACGCAGTGACCGGTGAACCGATCCGGCTCTCGACGGTCTCCACGTTCCTCCCGCTGTTCGCGGGCGTGCCGTCGCCCGCGCGCGCGGCGCGGTTGATCGCGCAGCTGCGCGAACCGAGCGGGTTCTGGCCGCGCTACCCGGTGCCTTCGGTGCCGACCGACGCGCCCGAGTTCCGAGAGGAGGCGTACTGGAAGGGCCCCACCTGGATCAACATCAACTGGATGATCGTCGACGCGCTCGACCGCTTCAACGAGCACGCCCTGGCCGAGGAGCTCCGGCAACGCACGCTCGACCTCGTCGATCGCGCCGGTTGCCACGAGTACTTCTCGCCGCTCACCGGGCGTGGCTGTGGCGCGTCCGAGTTCTCGTGGACCGCCGCACTGGTCCTCGATCTGCTCGCAACGGGCGGAGAGGATGGCCTGTTACCGTGA